The Acetoanaerobium noterae genome window below encodes:
- a CDS encoding ornithine aminomutase subunit alpha, translating to MKRADDFQQRRAHLANLSDEELQARFWEMAEKIVDPLLDLGKKNTTPSIERSVLLRMGFSSLEAKAIVDKTMDRGLMGKGAGHIVYKIAKEKNISVREAGLALSEGKYWDDAIQIFKGGVK from the coding sequence ATGAAAAGAGCAGACGATTTTCAACAAAGAAGAGCTCATTTAGCTAACTTAAGCGACGAAGAGCTTCAAGCAAGATTTTGGGAAATGGCAGAAAAAATAGTTGATCCATTATTGGATTTAGGGAAAAAGAATACAACTCCTTCAATTGAAAGATCTGTACTTCTTCGTATGGGATTCTCATCTTTAGAAGCTAAAGCAATAGTAGATAAAACTATGGATAGAGGGCTTATGGGAAAAGGTGCTGGTCATATAGTTTACAAAATAGCGAAAGAAAAAAATATCTCTGTTAGAGAAGCTGGACTTGCATTAAGTGAAGGCAAGTACTGGGATGATGCTATTCAAATTTTCAAAGGAGGAGTAAAATAA
- a CDS encoding threonine/serine exporter family protein, whose amino-acid sequence MSLILHFIYSFFATVGFAVVFNTPKKSLIYGGLCGGTGWTVYTALQPLISPAPANLIAAISVAALGELFARINKNPVTAFVIPGIIPLVPGYGIYSTMLNLLQNNLEQGLSLGLNTIFNSGAIAIGVILVSSIAKILKRKNSKKPMTLPRI is encoded by the coding sequence ATGTCACTAATACTACATTTTATATATTCTTTTTTTGCTACAGTTGGTTTTGCTGTTGTTTTTAATACTCCAAAGAAATCCCTTATTTATGGTGGTCTTTGTGGCGGTACTGGTTGGACTGTTTATACGGCTCTTCAACCATTAATTTCACCAGCCCCCGCAAACTTAATTGCTGCAATTTCAGTTGCTGCGTTAGGAGAGCTATTTGCTAGAATAAATAAAAACCCTGTTACTGCATTTGTCATACCTGGAATAATACCATTGGTTCCAGGCTACGGTATATATAGTACAATGCTCAATTTGCTTCAAAATAATTTAGAGCAAGGATTGTCTCTAGGTCTAAATACTATTTTCAATTCAGGAGCTATAGCAATAGGAGTAATTCTAGTTTCTTCAATAGCAAAAATCTTGAAAAGAAAAAATTCAAAAAAGCCAATGACCTTGCCAAGAATTTAG
- a CDS encoding sigma-54 interaction domain-containing protein, which produces MKSKFQQIVMQKILHHIQEGVHVIDKEGNTVVYNEAMARLEDMKEVDVIKKPLLEVFKGMKINESTLLTALNNKVDIINKKQTYLNKDGKEITTINTTMPLLNNKEVVGAIEIAKNITEIQEMSETILELQKEINTPNRRIKKIKKYTFENIYGKDLEFSASLSIARKAAKTTASVFIYGETGTGKELIAQSIHYEGPRKAMPFLAQNCAALPESLLEGILFGTSKGGFTGAIDRPGLFEQANGGTLLLDEINSMPYELQAKLLRVLQEGYIRRVGGMKDIPIDVRIIATTNEQPSLLVDKGILRKDLYYRLNIIPINVPPLRARKVDIVPLSERFIKKYNEIYEKEVWLISDKAKEKLINYSWPGNVRELENTIMAALSMIDDEHVINENNILLPETDNSFVGATAKQIDISKKNLNQILEEIEMSLIMDSLKRNSLNISKAANELGIKRQTLQHKIKKYKI; this is translated from the coding sequence ATGAAGAGCAAATTCCAACAGATAGTGATGCAAAAAATTTTGCATCACATACAAGAAGGGGTACATGTAATAGATAAAGAGGGAAATACAGTAGTTTATAATGAAGCAATGGCTAGGCTTGAAGATATGAAAGAAGTAGATGTAATTAAAAAACCTTTGCTTGAAGTGTTTAAAGGAATGAAAATTAATGAAAGTACATTGCTTACTGCTCTGAACAATAAAGTTGACATTATAAATAAAAAGCAAACTTATTTAAATAAGGATGGTAAAGAAATTACTACAATTAATACAACTATGCCACTTCTTAATAATAAAGAGGTTGTAGGAGCGATTGAAATTGCTAAAAATATAACTGAAATTCAGGAAATGTCAGAAACTATACTTGAGCTTCAAAAAGAAATTAATACTCCAAACAGACGAATAAAGAAAATAAAAAAATATACATTTGAAAATATTTATGGCAAAGATTTAGAGTTTTCAGCCTCGTTATCAATTGCTAGAAAGGCTGCAAAAACTACTGCATCTGTGTTTATTTATGGAGAAACAGGAACTGGAAAAGAGCTAATTGCTCAAAGTATTCATTATGAGGGACCAAGAAAGGCTATGCCATTTTTGGCACAAAACTGCGCAGCTCTTCCTGAGTCTCTACTAGAAGGAATTCTTTTTGGAACCTCTAAGGGCGGATTTACTGGCGCAATAGATAGGCCAGGATTATTTGAACAAGCAAATGGAGGGACTTTGCTATTAGATGAAATCAACTCCATGCCATATGAGCTTCAAGCTAAATTACTTAGAGTGCTACAAGAAGGATACATAAGACGTGTAGGTGGAATGAAAGATATTCCTATCGATGTGAGAATAATTGCTACCACAAACGAACAGCCATCATTACTTGTAGATAAAGGAATACTCAGAAAAGATTTATATTATAGATTGAATATTATCCCAATTAATGTACCACCACTAAGAGCTAGAAAAGTGGATATTGTTCCACTTAGTGAGAGATTTATAAAAAAATACAATGAAATATATGAGAAAGAAGTATGGCTTATATCTGATAAGGCAAAGGAAAAATTAATCAACTATTCATGGCCTGGCAATGTAAGGGAATTAGAAAATACCATAATGGCAGCACTATCTATGATAGATGATGAACATGTTATAAACGAAAACAATATTTTGCTACCTGAAACTGACAATAGCTTTGTAGGAGCTACTGCAAAACAAATTGATATATCTAAGAAAAATTTAAATCAAATTCTAGAGGAAATAGAAATGAGCTTAATAATGGATTCATTAAAGAGAAATTCTTTAAATATAAGCAAAGCTGCTAATGAACTAGGGATAAAACGGCAAACCTTACAGCATAAAATTAAAAAATATAAAATTTAG
- the ortA gene encoding 2-amino-4-oxopentanoate thiolase subunit alpha: MAKKGDWVLIHKIVLSPEERAPQVPDDTKKVPLEMWIKGYLNEDAQIGDQVSITTRTKRVEEGKLLEVNPYYTHDFGKFVPELLKISEQVREITFGGEGNE, from the coding sequence ATGGCAAAAAAAGGTGATTGGGTACTAATCCATAAGATAGTTCTTTCTCCTGAAGAAAGAGCGCCACAAGTTCCTGATGATACTAAAAAAGTACCTCTTGAGATGTGGATTAAAGGCTATCTTAATGAGGATGCTCAAATCGGAGATCAAGTATCAATTACTACAAGAACTAAAAGAGTAGAAGAAGGAAAGCTTTTAGAAGTGAATCCATATTATACTCATGATTTCGGAAAATTCGTTCCTGAGCTTTTAAAAATTTCTGAGCAGGTTAGAGAAATTACTTTTGGAGGTGAAGGAAATGAGTAA
- a CDS encoding SoxR reducing system RseC family protein translates to MREVGLVVNVEANNAYVQIDRKTACESCKACGLGTSDEKSIIVQAINNIKAQKGDIVELDLESPDVLLAAFIIYGIPLLALILGIFASYGVMKAINYNSEILMLLTGVVFMIISFIIIRLNEPKLKESKKFSSTVVEIKGKSLI, encoded by the coding sequence ATGCGAGAAGTAGGTTTAGTGGTTAATGTAGAAGCTAACAACGCATATGTGCAAATTGATAGAAAAACAGCTTGCGAAAGCTGTAAAGCGTGTGGCTTGGGTACTAGTGATGAAAAATCAATTATAGTCCAAGCAATAAATAATATAAAAGCTCAAAAAGGAGATATAGTTGAACTTGATTTAGAATCTCCAGATGTTCTTCTAGCGGCATTTATTATTTATGGAATACCACTACTTGCACTTATTTTAGGGATATTTGCTTCATATGGAGTAATGAAAGCTATTAACTATAATTCTGAGATATTAATGCTATTAACTGGAGTAGTATTTATGATAATTTCTTTTATAATAATTAGACTAAATGAGCCAAAACTAAAAGAATCTAAAAAATTTAGTTCAACTGTAGTAGAAATTAAAGGTAAATCGTTAATATAA
- the oraE gene encoding D-ornithine 4,5-aminomutase subunit OraE codes for MEKDLQLRVNEKLDVENILKDLDKYTPKRRGWTWRQPAENLQMGPFIYKDASTPLENSVALPSAKYFGDIDPQPLPVITTEIASGRFEDDIRRMRMAAWHGADHIMVIRTAGQSHYDGLIEGTPQGIGGVPITRKQVRAQRKALDLIEEEVGRPINYHSYVSGVAGPDIAVMFAEEGVNGAHQDPQYNVLYRNINMIRSFIDACESKTIMAWADMAQIDGAHNANATAREAWKVMPELMVQHALNSIFSLKVGMKKSNICLSTVPPTAPPAPSMYLDLPYAVALREMFEGYRMRAQMNTKYMEASTREATVTHVLNLLISKLTRADIQSTITPDEGRNVPWHIYNIEACDTAKQALIGMDGLMDMVQLKREGVLGDTVRELKERAVLFMEEIIEAGGYFNAVEQGFFVDSGYYPERNGDGIARQIDGGIGAGTVFERDEDYMAPVTAHFGYNNVKQYDEALVSEPSKLIDGCTLEVPEKIVYIDELDENDNVNVRMEETKEFRHSSMIKPEVEWQADGTVLLTMFLPTSKRIAEFAAIEFAKKMNLEEVEVINREVMQEAEGTRIELKGRVPFSIDINSLVIPPEPEILSEDEIREDIEKTPLKIVAATVGEDEHSVGLREVIDIKHGGIEKYGVEVHYLGTSVPVEKLVDAAIELKADAILASTIISHDDIHYKNMKRIHELAVEKGIRDKIMIGCGGTQVTPEVAVKQGVDAGFGRGSKGIHVATFLVKKRREMREGK; via the coding sequence ATGGAAAAAGATCTACAGTTAAGAGTTAATGAAAAACTTGACGTTGAAAATATATTAAAAGACCTTGATAAATATACTCCAAAAAGAAGAGGTTGGACATGGAGACAACCAGCTGAAAATCTTCAAATGGGACCTTTTATTTATAAAGATGCTTCTACTCCTTTAGAAAATAGTGTTGCACTACCATCAGCAAAATATTTTGGTGATATCGATCCACAACCACTTCCAGTAATCACAACAGAGATTGCTTCAGGAAGATTTGAAGACGATATTAGACGTATGAGAATGGCTGCTTGGCATGGAGCTGACCATATAATGGTTATCCGTACAGCTGGACAATCTCACTACGATGGTTTAATTGAAGGAACTCCTCAAGGGATTGGTGGAGTACCTATAACTAGAAAGCAAGTTAGAGCTCAGCGTAAAGCACTTGATTTAATTGAAGAAGAAGTAGGAAGACCAATTAACTATCATTCATATGTTTCTGGAGTTGCAGGTCCTGATATAGCAGTTATGTTTGCTGAAGAGGGAGTTAATGGAGCTCACCAAGATCCACAATACAACGTACTATACAGAAATATTAATATGATTCGTTCTTTTATAGATGCTTGCGAATCAAAAACTATCATGGCTTGGGCTGATATGGCTCAGATAGATGGAGCGCATAATGCAAACGCTACAGCTAGAGAAGCTTGGAAAGTAATGCCTGAACTTATGGTTCAGCATGCTTTAAACTCAATATTCTCGCTTAAAGTTGGAATGAAAAAATCAAATATCTGCTTATCTACAGTTCCTCCTACTGCTCCACCAGCACCGTCTATGTATTTAGATTTACCATATGCAGTGGCTTTAAGAGAGATGTTTGAAGGATATAGAATGAGAGCACAGATGAATACAAAGTATATGGAAGCATCTACTAGAGAAGCTACTGTAACTCATGTTCTAAATCTTCTTATATCTAAACTTACAAGAGCAGATATTCAATCTACAATTACTCCTGACGAGGGAAGAAACGTTCCTTGGCATATATACAATATAGAAGCTTGCGATACAGCAAAACAAGCTCTAATTGGTATGGATGGATTAATGGATATGGTTCAGCTTAAAAGAGAAGGCGTTCTTGGCGACACAGTAAGAGAGCTTAAAGAAAGAGCTGTTCTATTTATGGAAGAAATAATTGAAGCTGGCGGATACTTCAATGCTGTTGAGCAAGGATTCTTCGTTGATTCAGGGTACTATCCAGAAAGAAATGGCGATGGAATCGCAAGACAAATAGATGGAGGAATTGGTGCAGGAACTGTATTTGAGAGAGATGAAGACTATATGGCTCCAGTTACAGCTCACTTCGGATACAACAATGTTAAGCAATACGACGAGGCATTAGTATCTGAACCTTCAAAGTTAATCGATGGTTGTACTTTAGAAGTACCAGAAAAAATCGTATATATTGATGAGCTAGATGAAAATGATAACGTTAACGTTAGAATGGAAGAAACTAAAGAATTCAGACATTCATCAATGATTAAACCTGAGGTAGAATGGCAAGCAGATGGTACAGTTCTTTTAACTATGTTCCTTCCAACTAGTAAAAGAATTGCTGAATTTGCTGCTATAGAATTTGCTAAAAAGATGAACTTGGAAGAAGTTGAAGTTATTAATAGAGAAGTAATGCAAGAAGCTGAAGGAACTAGAATAGAGCTAAAAGGAAGAGTTCCATTTAGCATAGATATCAACAGCCTTGTTATTCCTCCAGAGCCAGAAATACTTTCTGAAGATGAAATAAGAGAAGATATCGAAAAAACTCCACTTAAAATAGTTGCGGCAACTGTTGGAGAAGATGAGCATTCAGTTGGTCTAAGAGAAGTAATAGATATTAAACATGGCGGTATTGAAAAATACGGTGTTGAAGTTCATTATCTAGGAACATCTGTACCTGTTGAGAAGCTAGTAGATGCTGCTATAGAATTAAAAGCAGATGCTATATTAGCTTCAACTATTATCAGTCATGATGATATCCATTATAAAAATATGAAGCGCATTCATGAGCTAGCTGTAGAAAAAGGTATCCGTGATAAGATTATGATCGGATGCGGAGGAACTCAGGTTACTCCAGAGGTTGCAGTTAAGCAAGGCGTGGATGCTGGATTTGGTAGAGGTTCAAAAGGTATTCATGTTGCAACTTTCCTTGTTAAGAAAAGAAGAGAGATGAGAGAAGGGAAATAA
- the ortB gene encoding 2-amino-4-oxopentanoate thiolase subunit OrtB, which produces MSKDMSYSGVMSRRNEIMKNAIGIDYTTFESGSLSFDYEKMMRETGYTLEEMQKIQYSTGVGRTPVLELRNITALARKYAAPGKGARIFIKDEAGNPSGSFKARRAANAVYHAKKLGYKGVIAATSGNYGAAVASQAAMAGLKCIIVQECYDSKGVGQPEIIEKARKCEALGAEVVQLSVGPELFYKFLSLLEETGYFNASLYTPFGIAGVETLGYELAVEFREAYGKDPDVVVCSNAGGGNLTGTARGLIKAGAQSEVVAASVNLQGLHMASDTQFNKKSFTTSHTGFGMPFATWPDRSDVPRSAARPLRYMDRYVTVNQGEVFYITETLASLEGLEKGPAGNTALAAAFSLAQEMDKDQIIVVQETEYTGAGKHIQPQLAFARDNGIDIKFGNPKEEIAGINIILPENPGMIKAVDHDMNKLRKSLIKNALANYPDAKLDDSDIDFLVKETKSDTEFVKATIKEIKG; this is translated from the coding sequence ATGAGTAAGGACATGTCATACAGTGGCGTTATGTCAAGAAGAAATGAGATAATGAAAAATGCTATTGGCATAGATTACACTACTTTTGAAAGTGGCTCTTTATCTTTCGACTATGAAAAAATGATGAGAGAAACTGGATACACCTTAGAAGAAATGCAAAAGATCCAGTACTCTACAGGAGTAGGAAGAACTCCAGTTTTAGAGCTTAGAAATATAACAGCTTTGGCAAGAAAATATGCAGCGCCAGGAAAAGGAGCTAGAATATTTATAAAAGATGAAGCTGGAAATCCGTCTGGAAGTTTTAAAGCTAGAAGAGCTGCTAATGCTGTATATCATGCAAAAAAATTAGGATATAAAGGTGTTATAGCTGCCACAAGCGGAAACTATGGTGCGGCAGTTGCTTCACAAGCAGCAATGGCAGGATTAAAGTGTATTATAGTACAAGAATGCTATGACTCAAAAGGAGTAGGCCAGCCTGAGATAATCGAAAAAGCAAGAAAATGTGAAGCACTTGGGGCAGAGGTAGTTCAGCTATCAGTTGGTCCAGAGCTTTTTTATAAATTCTTATCGCTTTTAGAAGAAACAGGATATTTCAACGCTTCATTATATACTCCATTTGGAATAGCTGGAGTAGAGACTTTAGGATATGAGCTTGCAGTTGAATTTAGAGAGGCTTATGGCAAGGATCCAGATGTAGTTGTTTGTTCAAATGCAGGTGGAGGAAATCTTACAGGTACAGCTAGAGGTCTTATTAAAGCTGGAGCACAGTCAGAAGTCGTGGCTGCAAGTGTAAATCTCCAAGGGCTTCATATGGCATCAGATACTCAATTTAATAAGAAATCCTTTACTACTAGCCATACTGGATTTGGTATGCCTTTTGCAACATGGCCTGATAGATCAGATGTTCCAAGATCAGCGGCGAGGCCACTTCGCTACATGGATAGATATGTAACGGTTAATCAAGGTGAAGTTTTTTATATCACAGAGACACTTGCTAGTTTAGAAGGACTTGAAAAAGGACCTGCAGGGAATACTGCATTAGCAGCAGCTTTTTCTTTAGCACAAGAAATGGATAAGGACCAGATAATTGTAGTACAAGAAACTGAATACACTGGTGCTGGTAAGCATATTCAGCCTCAACTAGCTTTTGCTAGAGATAATGGAATAGATATTAAATTCGGTAACCCAAAAGAAGAAATTGCTGGAATAAACATTATACTTCCAGAAAATCCTGGCATGATAAAAGCAGTTGACCATGATATGAATAAACTTAGAAAATCACTGATAAAAAATGCATTAGCTAATTATCCTGATGCAAAATTAGATGATTCTGACATTGATTTCCTAGTTAAGGAAACTAAATCAGATACAGAATTTGTTAAAGCTACTATTAAAGAAATAAAGGGTTAA
- a CDS encoding threonine/serine exporter family protein, whose protein sequence is MTQLNDMQKKQILRLALYAGEIMLKNGAETYRVEDTITRICKSKKLKHISAFVTPTVIIVSDDRFDGYSFIKRIKFRNTDLNKVAMINDFSREFILDDLDIWEGIKELKKIDKAPSYKTLTKMIWAGLASGMFALIFGGKISDFIVAFFISMIAMISFEKLERLSETSFLANAAASFIIGILAIVVRKIGFGHSLDMVIVGSIMPLLPGVALTNGIRDFISGDLISGVSRVSEALLTAIAIAVGIGSALKLLIMLGGVI, encoded by the coding sequence ATGACTCAACTAAATGACATGCAGAAAAAACAAATTTTAAGATTAGCATTATATGCTGGCGAAATCATGCTTAAAAATGGAGCTGAAACCTATAGAGTGGAAGATACGATCACAAGAATCTGTAAATCAAAAAAACTTAAGCATATAAGTGCTTTTGTTACGCCTACAGTAATTATCGTATCTGATGACAGATTTGATGGATACAGCTTTATTAAAAGAATTAAATTTAGAAATACTGATTTAAATAAAGTGGCTATGATAAATGACTTTTCAAGAGAATTTATATTAGATGATTTAGATATATGGGAAGGTATTAAGGAATTAAAAAAAATAGACAAAGCTCCTTCTTATAAAACTCTTACTAAAATGATTTGGGCAGGTCTAGCTTCTGGAATGTTCGCGCTTATTTTTGGCGGTAAAATCAGCGATTTTATAGTAGCATTTTTCATATCTATGATTGCCATGATTAGCTTTGAAAAATTAGAGCGACTTTCAGAAACATCATTTTTAGCAAATGCAGCTGCTAGCTTCATTATAGGAATTCTTGCAATAGTAGTTAGAAAGATAGGGTTTGGTCACAGTCTTGACATGGTTATAGTTGGCTCAATAATGCCTCTTCTTCCAGGCGTTGCCTTAACCAATGGTATACGTGATTTCATATCTGGTGATCTTATTTCTGGCGTATCTAGAGTATCTGAGGCATTGCTTACAGCCATTGCTATTGCGGTAGGAATAGGTAGCGCTCTTAAACTGCTGATAATGCTTGGAGGTGTAATCTAA
- the ord gene encoding 2,4-diaminopentanoate dehydrogenase: MEKVKVIIMGLGAMGGGMADMLLKKQGVEIVGVVGRGKMLGTSMYDHISTPRGDREDVIVGAMEDVITEKAADVVLLCTDSFTRKAFDKIKFIVEKKINVISSAEEMAYPMAQEPELAKEIDRLAKENGVSVLGTGINPGLIMDLLVILMTGCCEEVHSILSRRVNSLSPFGPAVMEEQGIGITVEEFNKGVQEGTLAGHVGFHESIGMIADAIGWKLSAPITQSMEPIVTDVDRKSPYGFAKAGNVAGCAMKGFGYVDGELKIEMDHPQQIEPEQVGVQTGDYVIINGVPNINMVNSPEVPGGIGTIAMCVNMIPQIINARPGLHTMIDLPVPRAIMGDFRDLISEEAKIVK, from the coding sequence ATGGAAAAAGTTAAAGTAATAATAATGGGTCTAGGAGCTATGGGCGGAGGAATGGCCGATATGCTATTAAAGAAACAAGGAGTAGAAATCGTTGGGGTTGTAGGTAGAGGTAAAATGCTAGGAACTAGCATGTATGATCATATTTCAACTCCAAGAGGAGATAGAGAAGATGTAATTGTTGGAGCTATGGAAGATGTTATAACAGAAAAAGCTGCGGATGTAGTTTTACTTTGCACAGATTCATTTACAAGAAAAGCATTTGATAAAATAAAATTTATAGTAGAAAAGAAAATTAATGTTATTTCATCTGCAGAAGAAATGGCATATCCTATGGCACAAGAGCCAGAGCTAGCAAAAGAAATAGACAGATTAGCAAAAGAAAATGGAGTATCTGTTCTTGGAACAGGAATTAATCCTGGTCTTATTATGGATTTACTAGTGATACTTATGACTGGATGCTGTGAAGAAGTTCATTCAATTTTATCAAGAAGAGTAAACAGCCTTTCTCCATTTGGACCTGCTGTAATGGAAGAGCAAGGAATAGGCATTACAGTTGAAGAGTTTAACAAAGGAGTACAAGAAGGAACTCTAGCAGGGCACGTTGGTTTCCATGAGTCTATTGGAATGATTGCAGATGCAATTGGATGGAAGCTCAGCGCGCCAATTACTCAAAGTATGGAGCCAATTGTAACTGATGTAGATAGAAAATCACCATATGGATTTGCTAAAGCTGGCAATGTTGCTGGATGCGCAATGAAAGGATTTGGATACGTTGATGGTGAGCTTAAGATTGAAATGGATCATCCACAACAAATCGAGCCAGAGCAAGTTGGAGTTCAAACAGGCGACTATGTAATTATAAACGGTGTGCCAAATATAAACATGGTTAACTCACCAGAGGTTCCAGGAGGAATTGGAACTATAGCAATGTGCGTTAATATGATTCCTCAAATTATAAATGCAAGACCAGGTCTTCACACTATGATAGATTTACCAGTACCAAGAGCTATCATGGGAGACTTTAGAGATTTAATATCTGAAGAAGCTAAAATCGTAAAATAA
- a CDS encoding serine hydroxymethyltransferase has translation MNFENLKKFDPEVYETLKTELERQRTNIELIASENIVSEAVMEAMGSYFTNKYAEGYPGKRYYGGCEHVDVMENYAIDRLKEIFGAEHANVQPHSGSQANMGVYFAFLKPGDKVMGMNLSQGGHLTHGSPVNISGQYFDFTEYGVAKEDGMIDFDEVRRLAHEIKPKMIVAGASAYPREIDFKKFKEIADEVGAYLMVDMAHIAGLVAAGLHNNPCEVADFVTSTTHKTLRGPRGGVILCKKEYATKIDKAIFPGIQGGPLEHVIAAKAVCFKEALSPDFKEYQKKVVANAKALSDALIKRGFDIVSGGTDNHIVLLDLRSKNVTGKDAEKLLDEAHITVNKNSIPFDPANFLITSGVRLGTPAVTTRGMNEEDMETIAEIIEVVLGQKDIEKAKQMSRALTDKYPLYKDAVL, from the coding sequence ATGAATTTTGAAAATTTAAAGAAGTTTGATCCAGAAGTCTATGAAACTTTAAAAACGGAATTAGAAAGACAAAGAACAAATATTGAATTGATTGCTTCAGAAAATATCGTGAGTGAAGCAGTTATGGAAGCTATGGGAAGCTATTTTACTAATAAATACGCAGAAGGGTATCCTGGCAAAAGATACTATGGCGGTTGCGAGCACGTAGATGTAATGGAAAATTATGCAATAGATAGATTAAAAGAAATATTTGGAGCAGAGCATGCTAATGTCCAGCCTCACTCTGGTTCACAAGCAAATATGGGAGTGTACTTTGCATTCTTAAAGCCAGGAGATAAGGTTATGGGTATGAACCTATCTCAGGGAGGTCATTTAACTCATGGATCTCCAGTTAATATATCTGGCCAGTATTTTGACTTTACTGAGTACGGGGTAGCCAAAGAAGATGGCATGATTGACTTTGATGAAGTGAGAAGACTAGCTCATGAAATTAAACCTAAAATGATTGTTGCTGGGGCGAGTGCGTATCCAAGAGAAATTGATTTTAAAAAATTCAAAGAAATTGCAGATGAAGTTGGAGCATATCTTATGGTAGATATGGCTCATATTGCTGGCCTTGTTGCTGCTGGTCTTCATAATAATCCTTGCGAGGTTGCAGATTTCGTGACTAGTACTACACATAAAACTTTGAGAGGTCCACGTGGGGGAGTAATTTTATGTAAGAAAGAATATGCTACTAAGATTGATAAAGCAATTTTCCCTGGAATTCAAGGTGGTCCTCTAGAGCATGTAATTGCAGCTAAAGCAGTTTGCTTTAAAGAGGCACTTAGCCCAGACTTTAAGGAATATCAAAAGAAAGTAGTTGCAAATGCAAAAGCTCTTTCAGATGCATTAATTAAAAGAGGTTTTGATATAGTTAGTGGTGGAACTGATAATCATATAGTACTTCTTGATTTAAGAAGTAAAAATGTTACTGGTAAAGATGCTGAAAAATTATTAGATGAAGCACATATAACTGTAAATAAAAATTCTATTCCGTTCGACCCAGCTAATTTCTTAATAACTAGTGGTGTAAGACTTGGAACACCAGCTGTTACTACAAGAGGTATGAATGAAGAGGATATGGAAACTATTGCAGAAATAATTGAAGTAGTATTAGGTCAAAAGGATATCGAAAAAGCAAAACAAATGTCTAGAGCTCTGACTGATAAGTATCCTTTATACAAAGATGCAGTATTATAA